A window of Lentibacillus sp. Marseille-P4043 contains these coding sequences:
- the ytaF gene encoding sporulation membrane protein YtaF — protein sequence MITSPPFIHTLYSRKIAKDLIDVLFYTGLFFLVIAVSLDGFGVGIAYGMRRIRVPLIALCIIMLCSGIIVLLSMTVGSVLSSIISAFTAKIIGGLILIAIGLFTLWNMVKAKKNDTTYALSKNESQLDQFKFVLKEPRRADLDQSGVISIREAVLLGFALALDAFAAGLGAAMLGYSPLITASLIAFMSGLFVFCGINIGLFLSNSKVMKKLTLLPPFLLIALGISNMFR from the coding sequence ATGATCACATCTCCCCCATTTATCCATACACTGTATTCTAGAAAGATAGCAAAGGATCTGATAGATGTGCTGTTTTATACAGGGTTGTTCTTCTTAGTTATCGCGGTAAGTCTTGATGGTTTTGGGGTAGGGATAGCTTATGGGATGCGACGTATTCGTGTACCTCTGATCGCTTTATGCATTATTATGTTATGCTCTGGTATCATTGTCTTATTATCAATGACAGTTGGAAGTGTGCTTAGTTCGATTATTTCTGCCTTCACAGCCAAAATAATTGGTGGTCTTATCTTGATAGCCATTGGACTGTTTACACTGTGGAATATGGTCAAGGCTAAAAAAAATGACACAACCTATGCCTTATCAAAAAACGAATCACAGCTTGATCAATTCAAATTTGTGTTAAAAGAACCACGGCGCGCAGACTTGGATCAATCAGGAGTTATTTCAATCCGGGAAGCTGTATTACTAGGTTTTGCTCTTGCCCTTGATGCGTTTGCTGCCGGGTTAGGCGCAGCGATGCTAGGTTACTCCCCCTTAATAACTGCTTCTTTAATTGCTTTTATGAGCGGATTATTCGTATTTTGCGGAATCAATATTGGATTATTTCTTTCTAATAGCAAAGTGATGAAAAAATTGACACTTCTCCCGCCATTCCTGTTGATCGCGCTAGGAATTTCTAATATGTTCAGATGA
- a CDS encoding M20/M25/M40 family metallo-hydrolase gives MLQCRDDVLAITKQLVSIESVVNTHGEKVIAHSLYTLITSFRYFTENPSNVTIEQTTNDYLERYNVMAFVKGTKGTSNRTVILLGHMDTVGVDDFNQLKDYATSPEKWMEKAKDEDLPPSARDQLESGDWLFGRGVLDMKSGVASHLYLLKYYSEHPEELEGNIVFVSECDEEDGSHGILSALKTLKNWKHEHHFDYVACINADFVSPRYEGDVNRYVYKGTAGKLLPSFFITGAETHVGSCFEGFDPNYLAAELTKQINYNPDLCNEARGEITVPPVALKQMDLKPTYTVQTALSAYTYYNFFIHSWSPKEVLEKLREQAHIAFTNALRSFDKRHRQFSLQSNQPFHELPWQPRVFLYEEMEELLIETHGEKFVEHMNTFKQGLMEDETLDTRMFAARVVEEAWKWMEDKNPTIILFYSSLYSPRVELTGDTDNERVLIDALDEAVQRIQPYYAYPIVTKNFFPYISDMSFVALSDKPEEIEAVISNNPSWGTKHYVEYQDIRDLNVPVINIGPYGIDAHKKLERMEMTYSLEIVPNLIHTVIRGVLD, from the coding sequence ATGCTGCAATGTCGTGATGACGTATTAGCGATTACAAAACAATTGGTGAGTATTGAGAGTGTGGTAAATACACATGGTGAAAAAGTTATTGCTCACTCTCTCTATACATTAATTACATCTTTTCGTTATTTTACAGAGAATCCATCAAATGTAACCATTGAGCAAACGACCAATGATTATTTGGAGCGATATAATGTTATGGCGTTTGTTAAGGGTACAAAAGGAACTAGTAATCGTACTGTGATCCTGTTAGGGCATATGGATACGGTAGGGGTTGATGACTTTAATCAATTAAAAGATTATGCCACATCTCCTGAAAAATGGATGGAAAAAGCTAAAGATGAAGATTTACCACCTTCAGCAAGGGATCAATTGGAATCAGGGGATTGGTTGTTTGGCAGGGGTGTGCTTGATATGAAAAGCGGTGTGGCCAGTCATCTTTACTTGTTAAAGTATTATTCTGAGCACCCAGAGGAATTGGAAGGGAATATTGTTTTTGTATCAGAATGTGATGAAGAAGATGGTTCACACGGTATATTATCCGCATTGAAAACGTTGAAAAATTGGAAGCATGAGCATCACTTTGATTATGTTGCCTGTATTAATGCTGATTTTGTATCGCCAAGATATGAAGGGGATGTAAATCGTTATGTTTATAAAGGAACGGCAGGTAAATTATTGCCATCGTTTTTCATTACGGGGGCAGAAACACATGTCGGATCATGCTTTGAAGGATTTGACCCGAATTATTTAGCTGCAGAACTGACGAAACAAATTAATTATAATCCGGATCTTTGTAATGAGGCGAGGGGGGAAATAACGGTACCGCCTGTTGCATTGAAACAAATGGATTTAAAGCCAACATATACCGTACAGACAGCGCTATCTGCATATACGTATTATAATTTTTTCATCCATTCATGGTCACCGAAAGAAGTACTTGAAAAATTAAGGGAACAGGCGCATATCGCTTTCACAAACGCGCTTCGATCATTTGATAAGCGTCACCGGCAGTTTTCTTTGCAAAGTAATCAGCCGTTTCATGAATTACCTTGGCAGCCACGTGTGTTTTTGTATGAAGAAATGGAAGAATTACTGATAGAGACGCACGGGGAAAAATTCGTCGAGCATATGAATACATTTAAACAAGGACTGATGGAAGATGAGACACTTGACACCAGAATGTTCGCTGCCCGAGTTGTAGAAGAGGCTTGGAAATGGATGGAGGACAAAAATCCGACCATTATCCTGTTTTATTCATCATTATATTCGCCAAGAGTTGAACTAACTGGGGATACTGATAACGAACGTGTTTTAATTGATGCACTTGATGAAGCAGTTCAGCGGATACAGCCATACTATGCCTATCCAATCGTTACGAAAAACTTTTTTCCGTATATTTCGGATATGAGTTTTGTTGCGTTAAGTGATAAGCCAGAGGAAATTGAGGCGGTAATAAGCAACAATCCTAGCTGGGGAACAAAACATTATGTCGAATACCAGGACATCCGTGATTTAAATGTCCCAGTAATTAACATTGGTCCATATGGTATTGATGCCCACAAAAAATTGGAGCGGATGGAGATGACCTATTCACTTGAAATAGTTCCCAATTTGATTCATACAGTCATCCGGGGTGTGTTGGATTGA
- a CDS encoding ZIP family metal transporter gives MIDYFLELDIVVQVTIATLFTWGMTALGAAVVFTSKNMNQKFLDGMLGFAGGVMIAASFWSLLAPALEMAEDGPLPGWIPAAIGFLLGGLFLWGVDKVIPHLHPPDPMESAEGINPEKKKRSTLLVFAITLHNIPEGLAVGVAFGAVMAGFDSASLASAVALTIGIGIQNFPEGVAVSMPLRRDGMSRKKSFMYGQFSGMVEPISAIIGVLAVSFIQPLLPYALSFAAGAMIFVVAEEVIPGSQEEGNKDLASLALMIGFTVMMILDVALG, from the coding sequence ATGATCGATTATTTTTTAGAGTTGGATATTGTTGTTCAGGTTACAATTGCAACACTGTTTACATGGGGAATGACGGCACTTGGAGCGGCAGTTGTTTTTACCAGTAAAAATATGAATCAAAAATTTCTTGATGGTATGCTAGGATTCGCTGGTGGGGTTATGATTGCTGCGAGCTTTTGGTCATTGCTGGCACCGGCACTGGAGATGGCTGAAGATGGACCATTACCAGGCTGGATTCCTGCTGCAATCGGATTTTTGCTTGGTGGACTTTTTCTATGGGGTGTTGATAAAGTCATTCCACATTTACATCCGCCAGACCCAATGGAAAGCGCAGAGGGAATTAATCCGGAAAAGAAAAAACGGAGTACATTGCTTGTGTTCGCGATTACGTTGCATAACATTCCAGAAGGGCTTGCAGTCGGTGTAGCTTTTGGTGCGGTAATGGCCGGTTTTGACTCAGCATCGTTGGCCAGTGCAGTTGCCTTAACGATTGGAATTGGGATTCAGAACTTCCCTGAAGGTGTAGCTGTTTCTATGCCGTTAAGACGTGATGGCATGTCCCGTAAGAAAAGTTTTATGTATGGACAGTTTTCTGGCATGGTTGAACCTATATCAGCAATCATTGGTGTGCTTGCAGTTTCTTTTATTCAGCCATTATTACCGTATGCATTAAGCTTCGCAGCTGGCGCAATGATTTTCGTCGTAGCCGAGGAAGTTATTCCAGGCTCACAGGAGGAAGGAAACAAAGATTTAGCATCACTAGCGTTAATGATCGGATTTACCGTAATGATGATATTAGATGTTGCGTTAGGATGA
- a CDS encoding DNA topoisomerase III, producing MSKTVVLAEKPSVGRDIARVLHCTKKGNGYMEGSTHIVTWALGHLVTLADPEVYDDKYKTWKLDDLPMLPNHLKLVVMKKTGKQFNAVKTQLTRKDVGEIVIATDAGREGELVARWIIEKARVHKPVKRLWISSVTDKAIRDGFKHLKPGRNYENLYDAAVARSEADWYVGLNATRALTTKFNAQLSSGRVQTPTLAMITAREEEIRSFKPEKFYGIEASTRKGFKLTWKDAKNNSRTFSKEKAEKLLTELKNKPATVVNVDKSYKKKFAPQLYDLTELQQDANRIFNFSGKQTLSLMQKLYEQHKVLTYPRTDSRVISTDIVPTLKDRVKACGVDQYAKAAGKVLKRDLKLSKSVVDNAKVSDHHAIIPTEQPVMLADLNDKERKIYDLVVKRFLAVLSDPYEYEQTTIEAQIGNERFTAKGKIVKKQGWKEIYDRSVTDDSNDDAGDQRLPVIEKGNTLSDLRVMMTSGETKPPERFTEGALLQAMENPVRYMSKDEKHLAGTINKTGGLGTVATRADIIEKLFNSQYMEMKGKHIFITSKGRQLLDLVPEDLRSPALTAEWEQKLSAIAEGKLKKDRFIAEMKGYAKEVVHEIKTSDATFKHDNMTGTKCPECGKLMLEVNNKHGRMLVCQDRSCGHKKNIAKHTNARCPNCHKRMELRGEGEGQMFTCKCGHREKLSTFNERKQREKKNKVSKKDVNKYLKKQDDGFTNNALAEQLAKLKK from the coding sequence ATGAGTAAAACAGTTGTATTAGCAGAAAAGCCTTCTGTTGGCAGGGACATTGCTAGAGTACTTCATTGCACGAAAAAAGGGAATGGGTACATGGAAGGCTCCACTCATATTGTAACGTGGGCATTAGGGCATTTGGTGACGCTTGCCGATCCGGAAGTATATGATGATAAATATAAAACATGGAAGCTTGATGATTTGCCAATGCTTCCTAATCATTTGAAATTGGTCGTGATGAAAAAAACAGGTAAACAGTTTAATGCAGTGAAAACGCAACTAACTCGAAAAGATGTAGGCGAAATTGTCATTGCAACCGATGCAGGGCGTGAAGGAGAACTTGTTGCTCGTTGGATTATTGAAAAGGCACGTGTTCATAAGCCTGTTAAGCGGTTATGGATTTCATCAGTGACAGATAAAGCAATTCGTGACGGATTTAAACATCTAAAGCCAGGTCGTAATTATGAAAATCTATACGATGCCGCTGTAGCTCGGTCGGAAGCGGATTGGTATGTTGGATTGAACGCAACACGAGCATTGACAACGAAATTTAACGCCCAATTATCCAGTGGACGTGTCCAAACACCAACACTAGCAATGATTACAGCGAGGGAAGAAGAAATTCGATCATTTAAACCGGAAAAATTTTATGGAATTGAGGCTAGTACTAGAAAAGGTTTTAAACTAACTTGGAAGGATGCGAAAAATAACAGCCGAACTTTTTCTAAAGAGAAAGCAGAAAAATTACTCACTGAACTGAAAAATAAACCGGCAACAGTTGTTAATGTTGATAAATCATATAAAAAGAAATTTGCACCACAGTTATACGACTTAACTGAATTGCAACAAGATGCAAACCGGATTTTCAATTTTTCCGGAAAACAAACGTTGTCCCTCATGCAAAAATTATATGAACAGCATAAAGTGTTGACATATCCACGAACAGACTCACGGGTGATTTCGACGGACATTGTTCCTACATTAAAAGATCGTGTGAAAGCATGTGGGGTTGATCAATATGCCAAGGCTGCAGGGAAAGTGTTAAAACGCGATTTGAAGTTATCTAAATCTGTAGTTGATAATGCCAAGGTTTCGGATCACCATGCTATTATTCCAACAGAGCAGCCGGTCATGTTAGCTGATCTAAATGACAAGGAACGAAAAATCTATGATCTTGTTGTGAAACGCTTTTTGGCAGTATTGTCAGATCCATATGAGTATGAGCAAACGACCATTGAAGCTCAGATAGGTAATGAACGTTTTACAGCGAAGGGCAAAATTGTTAAGAAACAAGGCTGGAAGGAAATTTATGACCGTAGTGTGACGGATGATTCAAATGATGACGCTGGTGATCAGCGCCTTCCTGTAATTGAAAAAGGAAATACGTTGTCAGATTTGCGTGTGATGATGACAAGCGGGGAAACGAAACCACCAGAGCGTTTCACGGAAGGTGCCTTACTACAGGCAATGGAAAATCCTGTTCGCTATATGAGTAAGGACGAGAAACATTTGGCAGGTACAATCAATAAAACAGGTGGGCTTGGTACAGTTGCCACCCGGGCTGACATTATTGAAAAGCTGTTCAACAGTCAATACATGGAAATGAAAGGAAAACATATCTTTATCACATCAAAAGGCCGACAGCTGCTTGATCTTGTGCCAGAAGATTTGCGCTCCCCAGCATTAACTGCGGAATGGGAACAAAAGCTAAGTGCAATTGCTGAAGGAAAACTGAAGAAAGACCGCTTCATTGCTGAAATGAAAGGTTATGCCAAAGAGGTTGTGCACGAGATTAAAACAAGTGATGCAACATTTAAACACGACAATATGACAGGAACAAAATGTCCAGAGTGTGGCAAGCTCATGTTGGAGGTCAACAATAAACATGGACGCATGCTCGTTTGTCAAGATCGCTCGTGTGGACACAAGAAAAATATCGCTAAGCACACAAATGCCCGCTGCCCAAATTGTCACAAGCGCATGGAATTACGCGGTGAAGGGGAAGGTCAAATGTTCACATGTAAATGTGGGCACAGGGAAAAACTTTCAACGTTTAATGAACGGAAACAGCGTGAGAAGAAAAATAAAGTATCGAAAAAAGATGTCAATAAGTATTTGAAAAAACAAGATGATGGTTTTACAAATAATGCATTGGCTGAGCAACTGGCCAAGCTTAAAAAATAA
- a CDS encoding Na+/H+ antiporter NhaC family protein produces the protein MSNSQEELARATGTKRIDKLDFHTGAFGAAVPLIFFVVWAITTSVLQMSSEIGLVMGAVLGLTLGLFFCKSKWADYAQGLFDGLAQPVGVIAMVAWFYAGMFAQILQVGGLVEGLVWIGAVTGLEGGLFVALTFLLASTFSTAVGTGYGTTVAFCTLMYPAGIAVGADPVMLFAAILAGAVFGDNLAPVSDTTIVSATTQDADVPGVVRSRFKYAIVAAIPAVILFAIFGGGGTVEADQAALTAMIDSTNPSGLIMLVPFAIVLILALTGQHLITSLTWGIVAAVPLILLFNLGKIGDIISFNPDSDAIVEGALIDGIAGYINMAILILLIVAAAHLLRLGGTMEAITRGLVKWIKNSIRRAELAIWAIVALLNSAITINTAAEIAAAPFVKELGEKYKIHRYRRANMLDAVTSALGYIFPWGAPVLLGWSTIKLMQETYSWLPVVEPTAVFPFVFQGWFLVVVMLIAAITGWGLRYQGKNGEELKEQPKE, from the coding sequence ATGTCGAATAGTCAAGAAGAATTGGCGCGCGCCACTGGAACGAAGCGAATTGATAAGTTAGATTTTCATACTGGTGCTTTTGGTGCTGCTGTTCCATTGATATTTTTTGTTGTCTGGGCAATCACAACAAGTGTTTTGCAAATGTCGTCGGAAATTGGACTGGTAATGGGTGCGGTTCTCGGGCTGACACTTGGATTATTTTTTTGTAAGAGTAAATGGGCAGATTATGCGCAAGGTTTGTTCGATGGTTTAGCTCAACCGGTTGGGGTCATTGCAATGGTAGCGTGGTTTTACGCTGGTATGTTTGCACAAATACTGCAGGTTGGCGGATTAGTTGAAGGACTTGTCTGGATTGGAGCTGTAACTGGATTAGAAGGTGGACTATTTGTTGCATTAACCTTTTTACTAGCATCAACATTTTCAACTGCGGTTGGTACTGGCTATGGTACAACGGTAGCTTTCTGTACGTTAATGTATCCAGCTGGAATTGCGGTTGGTGCTGATCCCGTAATGCTTTTTGCAGCTATTTTAGCCGGTGCTGTTTTTGGGGATAACTTGGCACCAGTATCGGATACAACCATTGTTTCTGCTACGACACAGGATGCCGATGTACCTGGTGTAGTGAGAAGTCGTTTCAAGTATGCAATTGTCGCTGCAATCCCTGCAGTCATTCTATTTGCTATTTTTGGCGGAGGTGGAACGGTAGAAGCAGATCAGGCGGCATTGACCGCAATGATTGACTCGACAAATCCAAGTGGGTTGATCATGTTGGTGCCGTTTGCTATTGTTCTTATTCTTGCATTAACAGGGCAGCATTTGATCACATCATTGACATGGGGAATAGTGGCTGCTGTACCACTAATACTGCTGTTTAATTTAGGAAAGATTGGCGATATTATTAGTTTCAACCCGGATTCCGATGCGATTGTTGAAGGTGCTTTAATTGATGGTATTGCCGGGTATATTAATATGGCCATTCTTATCCTTTTAATTGTTGCCGCAGCTCATTTATTACGTTTAGGCGGGACAATGGAAGCTATTACTAGAGGCTTGGTGAAATGGATTAAAAATTCTATTCGTCGTGCTGAACTTGCCATTTGGGCGATCGTTGCTCTCTTGAACAGTGCGATTACGATTAACACAGCAGCGGAAATTGCTGCAGCACCTTTCGTTAAAGAACTTGGTGAAAAATATAAAATTCACCGCTACCGACGAGCAAACATGCTTGATGCGGTAACATCAGCACTAGGATATATTTTCCCTTGGGGAGCACCAGTTTTATTGGGATGGTCAACGATCAAACTTATGCAAGAGACATATTCGTGGTTGCCGGTTGTAGAACCCACTGCTGTGTTCCCGTTCGTTTTCCAAGGTTGGTTCCTTGTAGTTGTCATGTTGATTGCTGCAATAACAGGCTGGGGACTACGTTATCAAGGGAAAAATGGAGAAGAATTGAAAGAGCAGCCGAAAGAATAG
- a CDS encoding thioredoxin domain-containing protein yields the protein MQYNNLNQLIHEKSPYLLQHAHNPVNWYPWSEEAFEQAKSENKPIFLSIGYSTCHWCHVMAHESFEDDEVAAMLNEHYIAIKVDREERPDVDSVYMKVCQMMTGQGGWPLTIFMTPDKIPFYAGTYFPKESKYGRPGLMEALTQLQQKYTNDPAHIQEVTESVTDALQKSVAAKSDKRLTLASTEEAYDQLGRMFDMEYGGFGAAPKFPAPQNLLFLMRYYHFTKNKAELDMVEKTLHSMADGGIYDHVGFGFSRYSTDRAWLVPHFEKMLYDNALLLMTFTECFQITQDPFYKKIAEQIIAFIEREMTSSEGAFYSAIDADAEGEEGKYYVWEYEEIFDVLGEDLGDLYAAVYNLTPYGNFEGKNIPNLINTNVKEFARENNLSYESLQNELEQARESLLEMREKRVYPHVDDKILTSWNGLMIAALAKAGKVFDEKQYISKAERAITFIEDKLFQDDRLKARYRDGEVKYNGYIDDYAFLLWAYIELYDATFSLDYLQKAQNLADDMIDLFWDKENGGFFFNGNDSEQLISREKEIYDGALPSGNSVAAMMLVRIGFLTGETNYLDKTEEMYATFYDDIERHAPGSTQFLQSLLLTENPTKEVVILGAENDPGRVKLLTRLQKQFLPTVTILAGETAEGFAEIAPFATAYKQIDDKTTVYVCENFACQQPTTDMEEALRNITDWRDVD from the coding sequence ATGCAATATAATAATCTTAATCAATTAATCCATGAAAAATCCCCATACCTACTCCAGCACGCTCATAATCCAGTTAACTGGTATCCTTGGAGTGAAGAAGCATTTGAACAAGCTAAAAGTGAAAACAAACCAATCTTCCTTTCTATCGGCTACTCAACTTGTCATTGGTGTCATGTCATGGCCCACGAATCATTTGAAGATGATGAAGTTGCAGCTATGTTAAACGAACATTATATCGCAATAAAAGTCGATCGTGAAGAGCGTCCTGATGTTGATTCGGTTTATATGAAAGTATGCCAAATGATGACCGGTCAAGGTGGTTGGCCGCTTACCATTTTTATGACACCAGATAAAATTCCGTTTTATGCTGGAACTTATTTTCCTAAAGAAAGCAAATACGGCAGGCCTGGTCTTATGGAGGCACTTACCCAGCTCCAACAAAAGTATACGAACGATCCGGCACATATTCAAGAAGTAACGGAAAGTGTGACGGATGCATTACAAAAAAGTGTAGCTGCGAAAAGTGATAAGCGCCTGACATTAGCTAGCACAGAGGAGGCGTATGATCAACTCGGCAGGATGTTTGATATGGAATACGGTGGATTTGGGGCGGCACCAAAATTTCCCGCTCCTCAGAATTTGCTATTTTTAATGCGTTACTATCATTTTACAAAAAATAAAGCAGAACTTGACATGGTCGAAAAAACATTGCATTCCATGGCAGATGGTGGGATTTATGATCATGTCGGCTTTGGTTTTTCCCGATATTCGACAGATCGGGCATGGCTTGTCCCCCACTTTGAAAAAATGCTTTATGATAATGCGCTTCTGTTAATGACATTTACCGAATGTTTTCAGATTACACAGGATCCATTTTATAAAAAGATTGCGGAACAAATCATTGCGTTCATCGAAAGGGAAATGACGAGTTCGGAGGGTGCATTTTATTCTGCAATCGATGCGGATGCAGAAGGTGAAGAAGGAAAATATTATGTGTGGGAGTACGAAGAAATATTTGATGTACTTGGTGAGGACCTTGGCGATTTATACGCTGCTGTTTATAACCTGACACCTTATGGAAATTTTGAAGGGAAAAATATTCCGAACTTAATCAACACCAATGTTAAGGAATTTGCCCGAGAGAATAACCTTAGCTATGAATCATTGCAAAACGAATTAGAACAAGCTCGGGAATCACTTTTAGAGATGCGTGAAAAAAGGGTTTACCCACACGTTGATGATAAAATTTTAACTTCTTGGAATGGTTTAATGATTGCTGCATTAGCCAAAGCAGGCAAAGTTTTTGACGAAAAGCAGTATATATCAAAAGCGGAAAGGGCAATCACATTTATTGAGGACAAACTTTTCCAAGATGATCGGTTAAAGGCACGTTATCGCGATGGCGAAGTGAAATACAATGGCTACATCGATGATTATGCCTTTCTATTATGGGCCTATATCGAGTTGTATGACGCAACATTTTCATTGGATTACTTACAAAAGGCGCAAAACCTTGCTGATGACATGATCGACTTATTCTGGGACAAGGAAAATGGCGGGTTTTTCTTTAATGGAAATGATAGTGAGCAACTAATTTCACGTGAAAAAGAAATTTATGATGGTGCCTTACCATCGGGAAATAGTGTTGCAGCGATGATGCTTGTTCGGATCGGGTTTTTAACGGGGGAGACAAACTACCTTGATAAGACGGAAGAAATGTACGCCACGTTTTATGATGATATTGAACGGCATGCGCCTGGTAGTACACAATTCCTGCAAAGTCTCTTGTTAACCGAAAATCCGACAAAAGAAGTGGTCATACTCGGTGCGGAAAATGACCCCGGTCGAGTGAAACTGTTAACACGACTTCAGAAGCAATTTCTCCCCACTGTCACAATATTAGCAGGTGAAACGGCGGAAGGGTTTGCTGAAATAGCACCGTTTGCCACCGCGTACAAACAAATAGATGACAAAACAACAGTCTACGTTTGTGAAAATTTTGCTTGCCAGCAACCAACGACAGATATGGAAGAAGCATTGCGAAATATAACAGATTGGCGAGATGTAGATTAA
- a CDS encoding NCS2 family permease, which yields MKNFFHFTDRNTSYKQETLAGLTTFLSVAYILVVNPLILSQAGMDRGAVFTATALTAIIGTLLIGLLANYPIAIAPSMGLNSFFTFSVCIGMGIEWQVALTGVFIAGVIFVLLSLMKIREKIINVIPQDLKFAIASGIGFFIAFIGLKNAGIIVSNPDTFVSVGDLTSPMTALAVIGLILTVFMIVKGINGGIFYGIVITTIIGMIVGLIKVPSSIVGKIPSLEPTFGEVFLHFNDIFTPEILAVIFTFLFVAFFDTAGALIGITSQAGIMKGNKIPNIGKALLADSSAGAIGAILGTSTPATSVESSAGVAVGGRTGFTSIIIAACFAIALFFSPILSVITAEVTAPALIIVGALMAMQISKINWSKIEVVIPSFMTIIMMPLTSSVATGIAFGFVLYPLSLIAQKRFKEIHPIMYVLCLLFILYFAFVA from the coding sequence ATGAAAAACTTTTTTCATTTTACAGATCGGAATACGTCATATAAACAGGAAACACTCGCAGGGCTAACAACTTTCCTTTCCGTGGCTTATATTTTAGTTGTTAACCCACTTATCCTTAGTCAAGCTGGGATGGATAGGGGGGCTGTTTTTACCGCAACTGCTTTAACTGCTATCATCGGTACACTACTTATTGGTTTACTCGCTAACTACCCAATCGCTATTGCGCCTAGTATGGGATTGAATTCATTCTTCACTTTTTCCGTTTGTATCGGGATGGGAATCGAATGGCAAGTTGCCTTAACTGGTGTCTTTATTGCTGGGGTCATTTTTGTGTTATTAAGTTTAATGAAAATCAGGGAAAAGATAATTAATGTCATTCCACAAGACTTAAAATTTGCCATTGCCTCTGGAATAGGGTTTTTCATCGCATTTATCGGGTTGAAAAATGCGGGGATTATTGTTTCTAATCCAGACACATTCGTTAGCGTCGGGGATTTAACATCTCCCATGACAGCACTTGCGGTAATTGGCCTCATCCTAACCGTGTTTATGATCGTAAAGGGAATCAATGGGGGAATTTTTTACGGAATCGTGATTACAACCATTATTGGGATGATTGTTGGGTTAATTAAGGTTCCATCATCTATTGTTGGCAAGATACCAAGTCTTGAGCCAACGTTTGGTGAGGTGTTTTTACATTTTAATGATATTTTCACCCCTGAAATATTGGCAGTCATTTTCACTTTTTTATTTGTTGCCTTCTTTGATACAGCTGGTGCATTAATTGGGATTACCAGTCAAGCGGGAATTATGAAAGGTAATAAAATTCCAAACATTGGAAAGGCACTGCTGGCTGATTCATCAGCTGGTGCAATTGGGGCTATACTGGGAACATCAACCCCAGCAACTAGCGTTGAATCTTCTGCTGGTGTTGCGGTTGGAGGACGAACAGGATTTACGTCTATCATTATTGCTGCTTGTTTTGCGATTGCTTTATTCTTTTCTCCTATTCTTTCAGTTATAACTGCCGAAGTTACAGCGCCTGCATTAATCATTGTAGGTGCATTAATGGCGATGCAAATAAGCAAAATAAACTGGAGTAAAATAGAGGTTGTGATTCCATCTTTCATGACGATTATCATGATGCCCCTTACCTCTAGTGTGGCAACAGGCATTGCATTTGGATTTGTTCTTTATCCACTATCTTTAATAGCACAAAAACGTTTTAAAGAAATTCACCCAATTATGTACGTGTTATGTTTGTTGTTTATTTTGTACTTTGCTTTTGTAGCATAG
- a CDS encoding YmaF family protein: MYYDMRQFPGYGPYHPIHTYSQHGYFPGQRNEMEHTESEGKKGHTHAHYGATSCNDGHTHLHPGVTSAPIETQEGHVHKIWGNTTFEDDHIHYYEAYTSPPVPLPNGYHIHFAEIKTTENDGHVHVIKGFTAASKS, translated from the coding sequence ATGTATTATGATATGAGACAGTTTCCAGGTTATGGGCCTTATCATCCGATTCACACGTATTCACAACACGGTTATTTTCCCGGACAACGAAATGAGATGGAACATACAGAAAGCGAAGGGAAAAAAGGACATACGCACGCTCATTATGGGGCGACCTCCTGTAATGACGGGCATACTCATTTACATCCTGGTGTAACAAGTGCACCAATTGAAACGCAGGAAGGTCACGTTCATAAAATTTGGGGAAATACCACGTTTGAGGATGACCATATTCACTATTACGAGGCATACACAAGCCCACCAGTTCCGTTACCTAATGGCTATCATATTCATTTTGCTGAGATAAAGACGACTGAAAATGATGGGCATGTACATGTTATTAAGGGGTTTACGGCAGCATCTAAAAGTTGA